The proteins below come from a single Takifugu rubripes chromosome 10, fTakRub1.2, whole genome shotgun sequence genomic window:
- the zic4 gene encoding zinc finger protein ZIC 4 isoform X1, giving the protein MSLDALGSPVMDPTFSKRNTALRLVDLAGAHHHHHHHHHTPQSVTGFPGFSSHPHSMAHSHPGEITAEPRLGPSPFGPEHMGHSAALKISPAHHYPHHHHHHHNHHMAGHSEVVSSQTGAFGPVQATSVPYSMSHTAQALSAGRDFLIRRDLTAQTMPVLTDQTAGPASHHGMFVSTTGSYPGHYGHHPDAGNHTLFSGLHHDQPPNGSPGGQALNGQIRLGLPGEMYVRSDHLSQVASSRADPFSSSPLHGYGSLNLNMNLSAHHHHHHHGAGAFFRYMRQPIKQELICKWLEPEHSPKKLCSKTYSTMHELVTHVTVEHVGGPEQANHICFWEECPREGKPFKAKYKLVNHIRVHTGEKPFPCPFPGCGKVFARSENLKIHKRTHTGEKPFKCEFDGCDRRFANSSDRKKHSHVHTSDKPYNCKVRGCDKSYTHPSSLRKHMKVHCKSPPPSSGYESSTPSLVSPSSDLGREPGGSSVLSEPMGASQPANLSEWYVCHSSGASGAHTPPSGSSTPDPSDEPPYRNLEPREAF; this is encoded by the exons ATGAGCCTGGATGCATTGGGAAGCCCCGTGATGGACCCTACGTTCTCCAAACGGAACACGGCGCTGAGATTAGTTGACTTGGCAGGGgctcaccaccatcaccatcatcaccaccatacCCCTCAGAGCGTGACAGGCTTCCCGGGGTTCAGCAGCCATCCACACTCAATGGCTCACTCGCACCCTGGGGAGATTACTGCGGAACCCCGCCTGGGGCCGAGTCCATTCGGGCCAGAACACATGGGGCACTCCGCGGCCCTCAAAATCAGCCCAGCCCATCATTatccccaccaccatcaccaccaccacaatcaTCATATGGCAGGCCACAGTGAAGTGGTCTCCAGTCAAACGGGAGCTTTTGGCCCGGTTCAGGCGACGTCGGTGCCCTATTCTATGTCTCACACAGCCCAGGCTCTATCCGCAGGTAGGGATTTCCTCATCCGGAGAGATCTGACAGCTCAAACCATGCCGGTACTGACTGACCAGACTGCTGGTCCAGCCTCTCACCACGGAATGTTTGTCTCAACAACAGGTAGCTATCCCGGACACTATGGTCACCACCCTGACGCCGGGAACCATACCCTCTTCTCCGGACTCCATCACGACCAGCCTCCAAACGGATCACCGGGTGGCCAAGCGTTGAATGGACAAATAAGGTTGGGACTACCTGGAGAAATGTACGTTAGGTCTGATCACTTGAGTCAAGTGGCAAGCTCCAGGGCTGATCCGTTCTCCTCCTCGCCTTTGCATGGCTACGGTAGCCTGAATCTGAACATGAATCTCAGCgcgcaccaccaccaccaccaccacggaGCCGGTGCCTTTTTCCGCTACATGAGGCAGCCGATAAAGCAAGAGCTCATTTGCAAGTGGCTGGAACCGGAGCACTCCCCGAAGAAACTTTGCTCCAAAACTTACAGCACCATGCACGAACTTGTAACGCATGTGACGGTGGAGCACGTCGGCGGACCGGAGCAGGCGAATCACATTTGTTTTTGGGAGGAATGTCCCAGGGAAGGCAAACCGTTTAAAGCCAAGTACAAACTTGTGAATCACATCCGTGTTCACACGGGGGAAAAACCGTTTCCCTGTCCGTTCCCCGGCTGCGGGAAAGTGTTTGCCAGATCGGAGAATTTAAAGATTCACAAAAGAACGCACACAG GTGAGAAGCCCTTCAAATGTGAGTTTGACGGCTGCGACAGACGCTTCGCCAACAGCAGCGACAGGAAAAAGCACTCCCACGTCCACACCAGCGACAAGCCCTACAACTGCAAAGTGCGCGGCTGTGACAAGTCCTACACGCACCCCAGCTCCCTGAGGAAGCACATGAAGGTTCACTGTAAGTCCCCACCGCCAAGTTCGGGCTACGAATCGTCCACTCCCTCGCTGGTGTCTCCCTCCTCGGACCTGGGCCGGGAGCCGGGCGGCTCCTCGGTGCTGTCGGAGCCGATGGGGGCCTCCCAGCCTGCTAATTTAAGCGAGTGGTACGTGTGCCACAGCTCAGGTGCCAGTGGCGCGCACACACCTCCCAGCGGGTCCTCTACACCGGACCCATCAGATGAGCCACCTTACAGAAACCTGGAACCGAGGGAGGCGTTTTAA
- the zic4 gene encoding zinc finger protein ZIC 4 isoform X2 translates to MSLDALGSPVMDPTFSKRNTALRLVDLAGAHHHHHHHHHTPQSVTGFPGFSSHPHSMAHSHPGEITAEPRLGPSPFGPEHMGHSAALKISPAHHYPHHHHHHHNHHMAGHSEVVSSQTGAFGPVQATSVPYSMSHTAQALSAGSYPGHYGHHPDAGNHTLFSGLHHDQPPNGSPGGQALNGQIRLGLPGEMYVRSDHLSQVASSRADPFSSSPLHGYGSLNLNMNLSAHHHHHHHGAGAFFRYMRQPIKQELICKWLEPEHSPKKLCSKTYSTMHELVTHVTVEHVGGPEQANHICFWEECPREGKPFKAKYKLVNHIRVHTGEKPFPCPFPGCGKVFARSENLKIHKRTHTGEKPFKCEFDGCDRRFANSSDRKKHSHVHTSDKPYNCKVRGCDKSYTHPSSLRKHMKVHCKSPPPSSGYESSTPSLVSPSSDLGREPGGSSVLSEPMGASQPANLSEWYVCHSSGASGAHTPPSGSSTPDPSDEPPYRNLEPREAF, encoded by the exons ATGAGCCTGGATGCATTGGGAAGCCCCGTGATGGACCCTACGTTCTCCAAACGGAACACGGCGCTGAGATTAGTTGACTTGGCAGGGgctcaccaccatcaccatcatcaccaccatacCCCTCAGAGCGTGACAGGCTTCCCGGGGTTCAGCAGCCATCCACACTCAATGGCTCACTCGCACCCTGGGGAGATTACTGCGGAACCCCGCCTGGGGCCGAGTCCATTCGGGCCAGAACACATGGGGCACTCCGCGGCCCTCAAAATCAGCCCAGCCCATCATTatccccaccaccatcaccaccaccacaatcaTCATATGGCAGGCCACAGTGAAGTGGTCTCCAGTCAAACGGGAGCTTTTGGCCCGGTTCAGGCGACGTCGGTGCCCTATTCTATGTCTCACACAGCCCAGGCTCTATCCGCAG GTAGCTATCCCGGACACTATGGTCACCACCCTGACGCCGGGAACCATACCCTCTTCTCCGGACTCCATCACGACCAGCCTCCAAACGGATCACCGGGTGGCCAAGCGTTGAATGGACAAATAAGGTTGGGACTACCTGGAGAAATGTACGTTAGGTCTGATCACTTGAGTCAAGTGGCAAGCTCCAGGGCTGATCCGTTCTCCTCCTCGCCTTTGCATGGCTACGGTAGCCTGAATCTGAACATGAATCTCAGCgcgcaccaccaccaccaccaccacggaGCCGGTGCCTTTTTCCGCTACATGAGGCAGCCGATAAAGCAAGAGCTCATTTGCAAGTGGCTGGAACCGGAGCACTCCCCGAAGAAACTTTGCTCCAAAACTTACAGCACCATGCACGAACTTGTAACGCATGTGACGGTGGAGCACGTCGGCGGACCGGAGCAGGCGAATCACATTTGTTTTTGGGAGGAATGTCCCAGGGAAGGCAAACCGTTTAAAGCCAAGTACAAACTTGTGAATCACATCCGTGTTCACACGGGGGAAAAACCGTTTCCCTGTCCGTTCCCCGGCTGCGGGAAAGTGTTTGCCAGATCGGAGAATTTAAAGATTCACAAAAGAACGCACACAG GTGAGAAGCCCTTCAAATGTGAGTTTGACGGCTGCGACAGACGCTTCGCCAACAGCAGCGACAGGAAAAAGCACTCCCACGTCCACACCAGCGACAAGCCCTACAACTGCAAAGTGCGCGGCTGTGACAAGTCCTACACGCACCCCAGCTCCCTGAGGAAGCACATGAAGGTTCACTGTAAGTCCCCACCGCCAAGTTCGGGCTACGAATCGTCCACTCCCTCGCTGGTGTCTCCCTCCTCGGACCTGGGCCGGGAGCCGGGCGGCTCCTCGGTGCTGTCGGAGCCGATGGGGGCCTCCCAGCCTGCTAATTTAAGCGAGTGGTACGTGTGCCACAGCTCAGGTGCCAGTGGCGCGCACACACCTCCCAGCGGGTCCTCTACACCGGACCCATCAGATGAGCCACCTTACAGAAACCTGGAACCGAGGGAGGCGTTTTAA
- the zic1 gene encoding zinc finger protein ZIC 1 isoform X1 — MLLDAGPQYPTIGVTTFGSSRHHSTGEVTEREVALGINPFADGMGAFKINHSSHDIGSGQTAFSSQAPGYAAAAALGHHHHPTHVGSYSTAAFNSTRDFLFRNRGFGDAAGAQHSLFASGSFAGPHGHSDAAGHLLFPGLHEQAASHASSNVVNSQMRLGFSGDMYGRADQYGHVTSPRSDHYASTQLHGYGPMNMNMAAHHGAGAFFRYMRQPIKQELICKWVEPEQLSNPKKSCNKTFSTMHELVTHLTVEHVGGPEQTNHICFWEECSREGKPFKAKYKLVNHIRVHTGEKPFPCPFPGCGKVFARSENLKIHKRTHTGEKPFKCEFEGCDRRFANSSDRKKHMHVHTSDKPYLCKMCDKSYTHPSSLRKHMKKVHESTNPGSQPSPAASSGYESSTPPTIVSPSTENQSSSSISPAATAVHHTSSHSALSSNFNEWYV; from the exons ATGCTCTTGGACGCAGGACCGCAGTATCCCACCATAGGAGTCACTACTTTCGGCTCTTCACGGCATCACTCAACAGGCGAAGTCACAGAGAGAGAAGTGGCGTTGGGGATAAATCCGTTCGCAGATGGGATGGGCGCCTTCAAAATAAACCACAGCTCCCACGATATTGGCTCCGGACAGACGGCGTTTTCCTCTCAGGCGCCCGGCTACGCAGCGGCAGCAGCCCTGGGACACCATCATCACCCGACCCACGTTGGTTCTTACTCGACGGCGGCTTTCAACTCCACCAGGGACTTTCTCTTCAGAAATCGGGGATTTGGGGACGCCGCCGGTGCGCAGCACAGTTTGTTCGCGTCCGGAAGTTTCGCAGGGCCACATGGACACTCAGATGCAGCGGGGCACCTGCTGTTCCCGGGGCTCCATGAGCAAGCGGCGAGCCACGCGTCTTCCAATGTGGTTAACAGCCAAATGCGCCTGGGCTTCTCTGGGGACATGTACGGAAGAGCAGACCAGTACGGCCACGTTACGAGCCCACGGTCCGACCATTACGCATCGACCCAGCTACACGGCTACGGCCCCATGAACATGAATATGGCCGCGCACCACGGTGCGGGGGCCTTCTTCCGATACATGAGGCAGCCGATCAAACAAGAGCTCATCTGCAAGTGGGTCGAGCCGGAGCAGCTGTCAAACCCCAAAAAGTCGTGCAACAAAACTTTTAGCACCATGCACGAGCTGGTGACCCATCTCACCGTGGAGCATGTGGGGGGACCGGAACAGACCAACCACATCTGCTTCTGGGAAGAGTGTTCCAGGGAAGGAAAGCCGTTCAAAGCCAAATACAAACTTGTGAATCATATCAGAGTACACACGGGGGAGAAGCCCTTCCCGTGTCCGTTCCCCGGCTGTGGCAAAGTGTTTGCGCGGTCGGAAAATCTAAAAATCCACAAAAGGACACACACCG GTGAGAAGCCCTTTAAGTGCGAGTTCGAGGGCTGCGACAGACGGTTTGCAAACAGCAGTGACCGCAAGAAACACATGCACGTCCACACGTCGGACAAGCCCTATCTGTGCAAAATGTGCGACAAGtcatacacacaccccagcTCCCTCCGGAAACACATGAAG AAGGTCCACGAATCCACCAATCCGGGATCGCAGCCGTCCCCGGCCGCCAGTTCAGGGTACGAGTCCTCCACACCCCCCACCATCGTCTCCCCGTCCACAgagaaccagagcagcagctccatatCACCAGCAGCCACAGCGGTGCACCACACCAGCAGCCACAGCGCGCTGTCGTCGAATTTCAATGAATGGTACGTGTAA
- the zic1 gene encoding zinc finger protein ZIC 1 isoform X2, with the protein MLLDAGPQYPTIGVTTFGSSRHHSTGEVTEREVALGINPFADGMGAFKINHSSHDIGSGQTAFSSQAPGYAAAAALGHHHHPTHVGSYSTAAFNSTRDFLFRNRGFGDAAGAQHSLFASGSFAGPHGHSDAAGHLLFPGLHEQAASHASSNVVNSQMRLGFSGDMYGRADQYGHVTSPRSDHYASTQLHGYGPMNMNMAAHHGAGAFFRYMRQPIKQELICKWVEPEQLSNPKKSCNKTFSTMHELVTHLTVEHVGGPEQTNHICFWEECSREGKPFKAKYKLVNHIRVHTGEKPFPCPFPGCGKVFARSENLKIHKRTHTGEKPFKCEFEGCDRRFANSSDRKKHMHVHTSDKPYLCKMCDKSYTHPSSLRKHMKVHESTNPGSQPSPAASSGYESSTPPTIVSPSTENQSSSSISPAATAVHHTSSHSALSSNFNEWYV; encoded by the exons ATGCTCTTGGACGCAGGACCGCAGTATCCCACCATAGGAGTCACTACTTTCGGCTCTTCACGGCATCACTCAACAGGCGAAGTCACAGAGAGAGAAGTGGCGTTGGGGATAAATCCGTTCGCAGATGGGATGGGCGCCTTCAAAATAAACCACAGCTCCCACGATATTGGCTCCGGACAGACGGCGTTTTCCTCTCAGGCGCCCGGCTACGCAGCGGCAGCAGCCCTGGGACACCATCATCACCCGACCCACGTTGGTTCTTACTCGACGGCGGCTTTCAACTCCACCAGGGACTTTCTCTTCAGAAATCGGGGATTTGGGGACGCCGCCGGTGCGCAGCACAGTTTGTTCGCGTCCGGAAGTTTCGCAGGGCCACATGGACACTCAGATGCAGCGGGGCACCTGCTGTTCCCGGGGCTCCATGAGCAAGCGGCGAGCCACGCGTCTTCCAATGTGGTTAACAGCCAAATGCGCCTGGGCTTCTCTGGGGACATGTACGGAAGAGCAGACCAGTACGGCCACGTTACGAGCCCACGGTCCGACCATTACGCATCGACCCAGCTACACGGCTACGGCCCCATGAACATGAATATGGCCGCGCACCACGGTGCGGGGGCCTTCTTCCGATACATGAGGCAGCCGATCAAACAAGAGCTCATCTGCAAGTGGGTCGAGCCGGAGCAGCTGTCAAACCCCAAAAAGTCGTGCAACAAAACTTTTAGCACCATGCACGAGCTGGTGACCCATCTCACCGTGGAGCATGTGGGGGGACCGGAACAGACCAACCACATCTGCTTCTGGGAAGAGTGTTCCAGGGAAGGAAAGCCGTTCAAAGCCAAATACAAACTTGTGAATCATATCAGAGTACACACGGGGGAGAAGCCCTTCCCGTGTCCGTTCCCCGGCTGTGGCAAAGTGTTTGCGCGGTCGGAAAATCTAAAAATCCACAAAAGGACACACACCG GTGAGAAGCCCTTTAAGTGCGAGTTCGAGGGCTGCGACAGACGGTTTGCAAACAGCAGTGACCGCAAGAAACACATGCACGTCCACACGTCGGACAAGCCCTATCTGTGCAAAATGTGCGACAAGtcatacacacaccccagcTCCCTCCGGAAACACATGAAG GTCCACGAATCCACCAATCCGGGATCGCAGCCGTCCCCGGCCGCCAGTTCAGGGTACGAGTCCTCCACACCCCCCACCATCGTCTCCCCGTCCACAgagaaccagagcagcagctccatatCACCAGCAGCCACAGCGGTGCACCACACCAGCAGCCACAGCGCGCTGTCGTCGAATTTCAATGAATGGTACGTGTAA